Proteins from a genomic interval of Spirochaetota bacterium:
- a CDS encoding FecR domain-containing protein encodes MKKLLAVMVMCSIAVVGCKKEKKFTVAREGLVNFVTGTVLLVSGGAESKAQIGDAIKEGMTIKTVGPKSMAEIYFGENAVKILGDTVIKVDKLITNLDSNTEESSFIVEKGRMFSKVTKKLAKGDSYQVKTPTAIAAVRGTDFLVTQEEDKSNVACLDGMLEVLNQSLATGQPIVLEEKQEVDVVPGQDMVAKQISEDKLRMLNILLEIKAMREDIRKKYEQQREEILKYVEDQKKADKTILEEQREKDKALVEEQKARDKAMIEGIKGEIKDESGKAAQQSLDAAKSQMQDAKAVDKDQASTEAKDQMSAMKPKIEKPKVDLNQFKTQ; translated from the coding sequence ATGAAAAAACTATTAGCAGTTATGGTGATGTGTTCCATAGCAGTGGTTGGTTGTAAAAAAGAAAAGAAATTTACCGTAGCTCGTGAAGGACTGGTTAACTTTGTTACCGGTACAGTACTTCTTGTATCAGGAGGTGCTGAAAGCAAGGCTCAGATTGGCGATGCAATAAAAGAAGGTATGACCATCAAAACTGTTGGGCCAAAATCAATGGCTGAAATTTATTTTGGGGAAAATGCGGTAAAGATTTTAGGTGATACAGTTATCAAAGTTGATAAGCTCATCACCAATCTTGACTCTAACACTGAAGAGTCTTCGTTTATTGTTGAGAAGGGACGCATGTTCTCAAAAGTAACAAAGAAATTGGCTAAGGGCGATAGTTACCAGGTAAAAACCCCAACGGCAATAGCAGCTGTTCGTGGTACCGATTTTCTGGTAACACAGGAAGAAGACAAGAGCAATGTTGCATGTTTGGACGGAATGCTTGAAGTGTTGAACCAGAGCTTAGCAACGGGCCAGCCTATAGTACTGGAAGAAAAGCAGGAAGTTGATGTTGTTCCGGGACAGGATATGGTTGCAAAGCAGATATCTGAGGATAAGCTGCGTATGCTCAATATATTGCTTGAAATAAAGGCAATGCGTGAAGATATACGCAAAAAGTATGAGCAGCAGCGCGAAGAGATACTGAAATATGTTGAAGACCAGAAGAAAGCTGACAAAACAATACTTGAAGAGCAGCGCGAAAAGGATAAAGCACTTGTTGAAGAGCAGAAAGCTCGTGACAAAGCAATGATAGAAGGCATTAAGGGTGAGATAAAGGATGAATCGGGTAAAGCAGCCCAGCAGTCACTGGATGCGGCAAAGAGCCAGATGCAGGATGCAAAAGCCGTTGATAAGGATCAGGCAAGCACTGAAGCCAAGGACCAGATGAGTGCAATGAAACCAAAGATTGAAAAGCCTAAAGTTGATTTGAACCAGTTTAAGACGCAGTAA
- a CDS encoding helix-turn-helix domain-containing protein, with protein sequence MNCHQEMVYHKGISLWEIARILQKHPSTISRKIKRNATDGY encoded by the coding sequence ATGAATTGTCATCAAGAAATGGTATATCATAAAGGAATATCGTTATGGGAAATAGCACGCATATTACAAAAGCATCCCTCAACAATAAGTAGAAAGATAAAGCGGAATGCAACAGATGGATATTGA
- a CDS encoding ribonuclease Z — MVKLAFLGTGTCNATQRKPQALAFSIDGELVCVDFGGGAYHAIAALNDPDFNYSNISTVILTHYHVDHVSGLPDLLWGEMWDHTGHRTEPLTIVGPKGLHNFYHDRLLPFMGDYPLPFKVELIELNNGNTFEGNGYRAEALTLAHGDFSSGYRFDFGTRSVAITGDTGYCDALQGLLSSVDIAVIEWGIASDDTYPLHLSSKDIITLIKSGAWPHEVYAVHVYPVIDVHFQEQLQKMKSLVASLDKTIEFPSDGDILTIIP; from the coding sequence ATGGTTAAGTTAGCCTTCTTAGGAACGGGGACCTGTAATGCAACGCAACGCAAGCCGCAGGCACTTGCTTTTTCCATTGATGGTGAATTAGTATGTGTTGATTTTGGTGGTGGGGCGTATCATGCTATTGCTGCACTCAATGATCCTGATTTCAACTACAGCAACATTTCTACCGTAATTCTTACTCATTATCATGTTGACCATGTTTCAGGGTTACCTGACCTTTTATGGGGAGAGATGTGGGACCATACAGGCCATAGAACTGAACCCTTAACAATTGTGGGACCAAAGGGATTGCATAATTTTTACCATGACAGGCTTTTACCATTTATGGGTGACTACCCATTGCCGTTTAAAGTGGAACTTATTGAATTAAACAATGGCAATACCTTTGAGGGAAATGGATACAGGGCAGAAGCTCTAACACTGGCACATGGCGACTTTTCGTCAGGGTACCGCTTTGATTTTGGTACACGCTCAGTGGCAATTACCGGTGATACCGGTTACTGCGATGCATTACAGGGGCTGCTTTCATCAGTAGATATTGCGGTGATAGAATGGGGGATAGCGTCTGATGATACATATCCATTGCATCTTTCATCAAAAGATATAATTACATTAATTAAAAGTGGTGCATGGCCGCATGAGGTGTATGCGGTTCATGTGTATCCCGTAATAGATGTACATTTTCAGGAGCAGCTACAAAAAATGAAATCACTGGTTGCTTCATTGGATAAAACCATTGAATTTCCTTCCGATGGCGATATAC